ACTTAGTTTGTCGCTCAAATCTCGCTTCCCCGAGAGCAGCAAACAAATCTCAAGGAAAGCCAGCCTGATAAAATTTCGCTTCTTTGCCTCAGGCGAACAAAGAAACTATCCCGTCGTTGTCGTCGCGTTGAATGAGTTTGACGGGCGAAACTCAATCAACACGGGCTGCTAATTAGGCAGCCAAAGCATACGCATAATTGTCTGCGTTTACATTTGTTTCCAGGCAGTTTTGCGAGGAACCAGGACCTCGGTATGCAGTCTGTAACCCCTCAACCCCCGTCGAAACCAATTTCGTCCCCAAACCCAGTTAATTAGACGCTTGAACTTGAGAAATGTTTCTTTAAAACTTAACTTTTTCGTACTTCTTCAGCTAATGTCGATGATCAATACGCCTTTGACACAATGACTCTTTCTTTTGAAGATTTGCCGCAGATCAGACATTTGCCTTCTTCTTGGTGCGGGTTTTCCAGCGGGATGCAGCGAATGGTGGCTTTGGTTTCCTGCTGCAGTTTTTCCTCGCAAGCGGCATCGCCGCACCAGTGAACCCAGAAAAATCCGCCCGGATCGTCAATCTGTTTTTTGAATTTCTCGTAATCATCGGCCATGAAAGTGTATTGCTCGCGCATCTCCAGAGCGCGTTTGTACAGATCGCGCTGGATTGTTTCAAGTGTCGTTTCGATGGTGTCAGCAAGAGAGTCCTGCGGTACGGCAGATTTTTCTCCGGTATCGCGGCGTACCATGGTGGCTTGCTGTTTCTCCAGATCGCGGGGACCAATCTCCAGCCGCAGCGGCACGCCCTGCAATTCCCACTCATTAAATTTCCAGCCGGGGCGATACCCCTCGCGGTCGTCCACTTTGAAGCGGAATTTACCGTTCCAGGCGATGGTAATCTGCTCGATGTAGGCTAAAATTTTCTCTCGTTCTTCGCCACCTTTGCTGATGGGAATAATGACAACTTCGATGGGCGCTAACTTGGGCGGCACAATCAAACCCTTGTCGTCGCTGTGCGTCATAATCAGCGCGCCAACGAGTCGCGTTGATACGCCCCAACTCGTCGCGTAAACGTATTTCACCTGCAAATCCTCATCTTGAAAAGTGACGTCGAATGCTTTGGCAAAATTTTGTCCCAGATTGTGCGAAGTGCCTGCCTGCAGCGCCTTGTGATCCTGCATCATGGCTTCGATGCTGTAAGTATGCACCGCGCCGGCAAATTTTTCATTTTCGGTTTTCACGCCCTGGATGACCGGCATTGCCATGTATTCTTCGGCGAATTTAGTGTAAATATTGAGAATTTTCAGCGCCTCTTCTTCGGCTTCTTCCATTGCGGCATGTGCCGTGTGACCTTCCTGCCAGAGGAATTCGGTCGTTCGCAGAAAAAGTCGGGTTCTCATTTCCCAGCGCACGACATTTGCCCATTGATTGTACAAAATCGGCAGATCGCGATACGACTGAATCCATTTTTTGTACATGGCCCAGATGATCGTTTCCGAAGTCGGACGCACCATGAGCGGTTCTTCCAATTTCTTCCCGCCGCCATGAGTTACCACAGCGCACTCCGGAGCAAAACCTTCAACGTGATCGGCTTCTTTTTTCATGAAACTTTCCGGAATGAACAGCGGAAAGTAGGCGTTTTCGTGGCCTGTTTCTTTGAACATTTTATCTAAAACAGCTTGCATATTTTCCCAGATCGCATAGCCATTCGGACGAATCACCATGCAGCCTTTTACCGGTGAATAGTCCGCTAATTTGGCTTGCGTCACGATGTCCGTGTACCAGCGTGAATAGTCCTCGCTCCGTTTCGTGATTCCTTTTGCCATAACTGAAGTAAACCTCCTTGACATTTATGTATTCAGATTTTTGATTATTTTCTTCAAAGAATGTTTGTCTCGGCTCCCTGTCCGCATTGTTCAGCCAACTCGATGAGTTGATCCTCAAGATGAAAAATACAATCCTCGGGGTTTTGCACCGATTTCAGGCACATTAAATCCCGTCGTTTTTGCCGGGTGGAACGAGTGTAATCCAAGACATCCACTAAAACGCCGTAACGACAATGAAGGCACTTGTTTTGTTGCTTATTCAGGGAAACGACCGTGAATTTAGTCACCAGCGCCTGGCTGCTTGTCCATGTGGGCCTTCCCGAACGTTCGACGAATTCGATCCGGTGCAATTTTTTGAACACCAATCTGCCGCGCTCAAATTGCACGGTAGCCCGATATTCAAACCGATCTCCCGGAGCAAATTGAAATCGTTTTTGCTGATCCGGATAAACGAAAGCGTAGCAATGATCTTCCCAGTGCGTTCTGCCAACAAAAGTTTCGCTGAAATGAATGAAATAGCCGGACAAAGTTAAACGACTGCTTTTGTGCTGAATGGTTTTCATCAGTGCTGGCTTGACCGAGACGATTTCTCCCTCGATGTCGAGCTTGTGATGATCTGTCTCGCGAACCCAGTCTTCAAAATTGTCGAGCTCTGCCAGAAAAGAAGAATATTCTTCGTCCGTAAGCTGCAAAGCCGGCTGATTGTTGATTTTTTCATCGTAGAAATGTTTACAGCCAAAACATTTTCTGCCGACAAAGCGATAGCCGCGCGCGCACGATTTTCCTTTATTGAATAATTTGCATTTCCATTGAAAATAAATGCATCCCTGGGGGTAGCACTTTCGCGCGCGCAGTACGTGATAAACAGAGACGCGGTTTTTGAATTGCTGGTGTCCCAGAGATTTGCACTTGAAAATGTCGAGCCGCTTATATAAATTTTTCATAAAGAACTCTGAGTTCGACAAAGATTTTATAATATAATAAATTAATAGGGAATAAGTCAATGAAATAATCGGAAAAAACAATTTCGTTTGCATTTCATTTGTCAGCAAATAGCAGAGGGACTCAGCGCTTCTATGAAAAAATATTTCGGCCAATAAAAAACCCCGACCGGTTATGATCGGGGTTTATAGTAGTCCGTTTGAACTATATTTTCGTGACGTTGGTCGCCTGCAGACCCTTGGGACTGTTCTCGACTTCAAACTCTACCATTTCACCTTCGTCCAGCGCCTTGAATCCATCGCCTTCGATTGATTTGTAGTGAACAAAAACGTCTCCGCCCTGTTCGCGAGTGATAAAACCGTAGCCCTTAGAGGCATTAAACCATTTGACAGTTCCTTTTTCCATTGAACTATTCCTTTGTAAAAAAACCTTTGTTTCGTACGTCACTGTTATCGCTTGTTGTCAAACAAAAAAATCGCATTGAACAGTTGTTTGCACCATTCTCTACGATTTGACCAAATCTGTGAAAGATGTTTTTTGAACGATCAGTTCACAACAATCATAAAGCAGAAAAACAACGTACAATTAATTAACAAATCCAATATACGGATTAAATTCTGCAAATGCAACACTTTTTTGTACTTTTTTTAAAAAGACATTTTTTTAATTTGAGGCCCGAATGTGCTGATAATTTAAGTCGCTGGCAAACATCCCACAAATCTCATCAAACAAAACAAATCCCGCCGGAGTGAGAAAAAAGCGATTATCTTCGATTTCAAAAAGGGGTGCGTCCGGATGACTGGAAAGTTTCTGGATAGTTGATTCGTGGGAAGAAAGAAAATCTTTTCCGGATAGTTTGCGGTAATTTTCTAATGAAATGCCTTCTCTGGTTCGCAGCCGCAAAAAAATGTATTCCAGCTCTTTCTGCTCTGGGGACAGATTTTCTTGGTCTTCCACAGGCAAATTTCCTGAAGTCAGTTTTTCGATGTATTTCACAACCGAGCGCACGTTCCATTGGCGGTGATTTTTCCAGTAAGAATGCGCAGAAGGCCCAATGCCCAGATAAGGCGAAAGATCCCAGTAAGTTTGATTGTGGCGACAGGTCTGGTTTTCTTTGGCGAAGTTGGAAATTTCGTAGTGGATAAAGTTATGTTTTTCCAGAAAATCTATCGTTTCCAGATACATGATACGTTCCGTTTCTTCGGAAATTTTTTTGAGAGCTCCGCTTTGCAATTTTTCCCCGAATTCGGTTTCCGGTTCGTAAGTGAGACAGTAGGTGGAAATGTGCTGCGGTTGAAGTTCACGCGCCTGCCTTATATTTGACCGCCATCGTGCAGGCGTTTGTCCGGGAATGGCAAAAATCAAATCGAGGCTGATATTTTCAAACCCTGCCGATTTTGCCCATTCCACGGCTTTTTTTGCCTGGGCGGCCGAGTGAATTCTGCCTAATTTTTTGAGCTCGTTATCGTCGAAGGACTGGGCGCCGATGCTGATACGATTGAAGCCGATTTCTTTGAGAAATGTCAATTTTTCCAGTGACAGGGATTCCGGATTGGCTTCCAGAGAAATTTCACAATCGCAACTCACCGGGAATGATCGTTGAATTGTTTCCAGCAATTGCGAGATTTGTTTGTCTTCCAGCAGAGAAGGCGTGCCACCGCCAAAATAGATCGAAGTGACTGTCTGTTGCGAGAGTGCGGCATGTTCGCGATAAAATTCGATTTCCCGAACCGCCGCTTCAACGAAAAGCTGACGCAACTTCGGTTTGTCCGCGATGGAGTAAAAATCACAGTACTCGCATTTTCGTCGGCAAAAAGGGATGTGC
The sequence above is a segment of the Calditrichota bacterium genome. Coding sequences within it:
- a CDS encoding proline--tRNA ligase: MAKGITKRSEDYSRWYTDIVTQAKLADYSPVKGCMVIRPNGYAIWENMQAVLDKMFKETGHENAYFPLFIPESFMKKEADHVEGFAPECAVVTHGGGKKLEEPLMVRPTSETIIWAMYKKWIQSYRDLPILYNQWANVVRWEMRTRLFLRTTEFLWQEGHTAHAAMEEAEEEALKILNIYTKFAEEYMAMPVIQGVKTENEKFAGAVHTYSIEAMMQDHKALQAGTSHNLGQNFAKAFDVTFQDEDLQVKYVYATSWGVSTRLVGALIMTHSDDKGLIVPPKLAPIEVVIIPISKGGEEREKILAYIEQITIAWNGKFRFKVDDREGYRPGWKFNEWELQGVPLRLEIGPRDLEKQQATMVRRDTGEKSAVPQDSLADTIETTLETIQRDLYKRALEMREQYTFMADDYEKFKKQIDDPGGFFWVHWCGDAACEEKLQQETKATIRCIPLENPHQEEGKCLICGKSSKERVIVSKAY
- a CDS encoding cold shock domain-containing protein, producing the protein MEKGTVKWFNASKGYGFITREQGGDVFVHYKSIEGDGFKALDEGEMVEFEVENSPKGLQATNVTKI
- the hemW gene encoding radical SAM family heme chaperone HemW, whose product is MKKFGIYLHIPFCRRKCEYCDFYSIADKPKLRQLFVEAAVREIEFYREHAALSQQTVTSIYFGGGTPSLLEDKQISQLLETIQRSFPVSCDCEISLEANPESLSLEKLTFLKEIGFNRISIGAQSFDDNELKKLGRIHSAAQAKKAVEWAKSAGFENISLDLIFAIPGQTPARWRSNIRQARELQPQHISTYCLTYEPETEFGEKLQSGALKKISEETERIMYLETIDFLEKHNFIHYEISNFAKENQTCRHNQTYWDLSPYLGIGPSAHSYWKNHRQWNVRSVVKYIEKLTSGNLPVEDQENLSPEQKELEYIFLRLRTREGISLENYRKLSGKDFLSSHESTIQKLSSHPDAPLFEIEDNRFFLTPAGFVLFDEICGMFASDLNYQHIRASN